Proteins from a single region of Murdochiella vaginalis:
- the argF gene encoding ornithine carbamoyltransferase translates to MPINLQGRSFLTLSDYTPAEIQYLIDLGQKFKDLKMTHTPHRYLEGKNIVLLFEKTSTRTRCSFEVAGRDLGMGVTYLDPGSSQMGKKESISDTAKVLGRFYDGIEYRGFDQKMVETLAEDSGVPVWNGLTDEFHPTQMIADMLTIQENFGYLKGINFVFMGDCRNNVSNSLLITCAKLGVNFTGCGPKELMPTQELIKKAEGFAKESGATIRFTEDVKEGTKDADVIYTDIWVSMGEPDEVWESRIHQLYPYKVNQKVIDNASEDVIFLHCLPSFHDLKTTIGEDVNKKFGKDFDLDGMEVNDEVFLGKHSKVFDQAENRMHTIKAVMFATLK, encoded by the coding sequence ATGCCAATCAATCTGCAAGGAAGAAGTTTTCTCACGTTATCGGATTATACGCCGGCGGAAATTCAGTACTTGATCGACTTAGGTCAGAAATTCAAGGATCTGAAGATGACCCATACGCCGCATCGTTACCTCGAAGGAAAGAACATTGTTCTTCTGTTCGAAAAGACCTCCACTCGTACGCGCTGCTCTTTTGAAGTTGCCGGACGCGACCTGGGCATGGGCGTAACGTACCTGGATCCGGGTTCGAGCCAGATGGGCAAGAAGGAATCCATTTCCGATACCGCTAAGGTTCTGGGTCGTTTCTACGATGGTATTGAATATCGCGGTTTCGATCAGAAAATGGTTGAAACCCTTGCTGAGGATTCGGGCGTCCCGGTATGGAACGGTTTAACCGACGAGTTCCATCCGACCCAAATGATTGCGGATATGTTGACCATTCAGGAAAACTTCGGCTATTTGAAGGGCATTAATTTCGTCTTCATGGGTGACTGCCGTAACAACGTCTCTAACTCGCTGTTGATCACCTGTGCAAAATTGGGTGTAAACTTCACCGGCTGCGGCCCGAAAGAATTGATGCCGACACAAGAGCTTATTAAAAAAGCAGAAGGCTTCGCAAAAGAATCGGGCGCAACGATTCGTTTCACCGAAGACGTAAAAGAGGGAACGAAGGATGCCGATGTCATCTATACCGACATTTGGGTCTCCATGGGCGAGCCGGACGAAGTTTGGGAATCCCGTATTCATCAGCTCTATCCCTACAAGGTCAACCAGAAGGTTATTGACAATGCTTCCGAAGATGTCATCTTCCTGCACTGCCTGCCGTCCTTCCATGACCTGAAGACCACCATTGGCGAAGATGTCAACAAGAAGTTCGGCAAAGACTTTGATCTCGACGGCATGGAAGTCAATGATGAAGTCTTCTTGGGCAAACACTCCAAGGTGTTTGATCAGGCGGAAAACCGCATGCACACCATTAAAGCGGTCATGTTCGCGACATTGAAGTAA
- the argS gene encoding arginine--tRNA ligase: MTNEEKLSKLISDVLEEHYSLKLDSIPIEVPRNTDFGDYATTVCMQLAKQLRRAPRQIAEELAKLLLEKSDLLETAEVAGPGYLNFRLKKDSLAQIVNKVLEQGDKYGQNFSGKRLSILVEYVSANPTGDLHLGHARGAVWGDVICRLLKASGYDVLREYYINDAGAQMTNLGLSVYARYAQYFGRDVAIPEDGYNADDVKQIGENLAKELGDVWLDKEEGRTEFFKQKGYKEELAKIEDVLRDFRCEFDSWVSEQWLYDCGKVDEAIEKMKALGIVYEEDGALWLETTRWGDDKNRVLRKANGLLTYMTPDIANHLYKFDRGYTKLVNLWGADHHGYINRMKAALMAFGYERDDLEVDIIQMVHLVEDGEEVKMSKRSGNAVTIRELIDEVGVDAARYFFISRAVEAQMEFDIGLAKKASNENPVYYIQYAHARAAALLERAPEFKPQETYRHLTSEKEVVLLKLLDSFPDVVAEAAKLRQPNKITNFLMQFAGAFHSFYGETKVVDDSDPEATNERVGLVLAVKNVLHNALDLIGVSSPDKM, translated from the coding sequence ATGACGAATGAAGAAAAACTGAGCAAACTGATCAGCGATGTTCTGGAAGAACATTATTCGTTGAAGCTGGATTCCATTCCGATTGAGGTACCACGCAATACGGATTTCGGTGACTATGCAACCACCGTTTGTATGCAGTTGGCCAAGCAGTTAAGGCGTGCTCCTCGTCAAATCGCTGAAGAGCTTGCAAAATTGCTGTTGGAAAAATCGGATCTATTAGAGACGGCGGAAGTGGCCGGACCGGGTTATTTGAATTTCCGGTTAAAAAAAGATTCTTTGGCTCAGATAGTCAATAAAGTTTTGGAGCAAGGGGACAAATACGGCCAAAACTTCAGCGGTAAGCGTTTATCGATTTTGGTGGAATATGTCAGCGCCAACCCGACGGGGGATTTGCACCTCGGCCATGCGCGCGGTGCAGTATGGGGCGATGTCATCTGCCGTCTGTTGAAGGCAAGTGGTTATGATGTGCTTCGCGAATACTATATTAACGACGCCGGAGCCCAGATGACAAACCTCGGCTTGTCGGTATATGCGCGCTATGCACAGTATTTTGGACGTGACGTGGCCATCCCGGAAGATGGATATAACGCAGATGATGTGAAGCAGATCGGCGAGAATTTGGCCAAAGAATTGGGCGACGTATGGCTGGATAAAGAAGAAGGTCGTACCGAGTTTTTCAAACAAAAAGGCTACAAAGAAGAGCTTGCGAAAATTGAGGACGTATTGCGTGATTTCCGCTGTGAATTTGACTCCTGGGTCAGCGAACAGTGGCTCTACGATTGCGGCAAGGTCGATGAGGCCATCGAAAAGATGAAAGCCTTGGGTATCGTTTATGAAGAAGACGGCGCACTGTGGCTGGAAACCACGCGTTGGGGAGACGATAAAAACCGTGTCTTGCGCAAGGCAAACGGCCTGTTGACCTATATGACACCGGACATTGCAAATCATCTTTATAAATTCGACCGCGGCTATACAAAACTGGTCAACCTGTGGGGTGCGGACCATCACGGCTATATCAACCGTATGAAGGCAGCTTTGATGGCCTTCGGTTATGAGCGCGACGATCTGGAAGTGGACATCATCCAAATGGTTCACCTGGTGGAAGATGGGGAAGAGGTCAAGATGTCGAAGCGTTCGGGCAACGCCGTAACGATTCGCGAATTGATTGATGAAGTCGGCGTCGATGCTGCGCGCTATTTCTTTATCAGCCGTGCGGTGGAAGCGCAGATGGAATTCGATATTGGTCTGGCCAAAAAAGCTTCCAATGAGAATCCGGTGTATTACATTCAATATGCGCATGCTCGTGCGGCAGCCCTGTTGGAGCGTGCGCCGGAATTCAAACCGCAGGAAACTTATCGTCATTTAACGAGTGAAAAGGAAGTCGTTCTTCTTAAGCTTTTGGATTCCTTCCCGGATGTGGTCGCTGAGGCAGCAAAGCTGCGTCAGCCGAACAAGATTACGAATTTCCTGATGCAATTTGCTGGCGCCTTCCATAGCTTCTATGGCGAAACAAAAGTCGTCGATGACAGCGATCCGGAAGCAACGAATGAGCGTGTCGGACTGGTTTTGGCGGTAAAAAACGTATTACACAACGCTTTAGACCTAATCGGTGTATCTTCACCGGACAAGATGTGA
- a CDS encoding LysR family transcriptional regulator, producing MFDRRYYTYVKAVEKSQNFTRAAEQLYISQPALSRFIKRVENEFGIVLFDRDAMPTKLTKQGKIYLSYMEKFLAMEKEMKSKLIGHDQNETDVLSIATIPLLGVYVLPKVIPSFANQYPTVNLEVSEGPIFECLDMIRKRKADILLTNMIPEDPDLEHMVLAADPIMLVARQKEGFMDNEATDFSPFNPEKIDYSQLIDEPFIVLRPWQNIRLFANQFFSYYGLKPKELIEAPSLASALGLVESGKGITFQTFSSLMSLQPSSNLRYFSAGQLENVTSILAVYHKGTKKRSVEHFCQRAKLVLAEKFSMKQMKSRRSSVVQ from the coding sequence GTGTTTGATCGTCGCTACTATACGTACGTTAAAGCTGTGGAAAAATCACAAAATTTTACCCGTGCGGCAGAACAACTTTATATTTCTCAACCCGCGCTAAGTCGATTTATTAAGCGCGTCGAAAATGAATTCGGAATTGTTCTTTTTGATCGGGATGCTATGCCTACAAAATTGACGAAGCAGGGAAAAATTTATCTATCATATATGGAAAAATTTTTAGCCATGGAAAAAGAAATGAAAAGCAAGCTGATCGGCCATGATCAGAATGAAACGGACGTTCTTTCGATCGCTACTATTCCATTATTGGGCGTATACGTTTTGCCTAAAGTCATCCCTTCCTTTGCCAACCAATATCCAACGGTTAATCTTGAAGTTTCTGAGGGACCGATTTTTGAATGTCTCGACATGATCCGAAAGAGAAAAGCGGATATTCTACTGACGAATATGATCCCGGAAGATCCGGATTTGGAACATATGGTATTGGCAGCAGATCCGATTATGCTCGTTGCGAGACAAAAAGAAGGATTCATGGATAATGAAGCCACGGACTTTTCTCCTTTTAATCCAGAAAAAATCGATTATTCACAATTAATAGATGAGCCCTTCATCGTATTACGCCCATGGCAGAACATTCGTCTTTTTGCCAATCAGTTTTTTTCCTATTATGGACTGAAACCGAAGGAATTGATTGAAGCACCAAGTTTGGCATCAGCATTAGGTCTTGTGGAGAGTGGAAAAGGTATAACCTTTCAAACCTTTTCTTCTCTGATGTCTTTGCAACCCTCTTCCAACTTACGGTATTTTTCCGCGGGACAATTAGAAAATGTAACTTCGATTCTTGCTGTGTATCATAAAGGGACAAAAAAACGATCGGTCGAGCATTTCTGCCAACGTGCAAAATTAGTATTAGCTGAAAAGTTCTCGATGAAGCAGATGAAAAGCCGTCGTTCCAGTGTGGTACAATAG
- a CDS encoding DMT family transporter: MQRQKSILLTILVAFIWSLSGLFVKMISWNAIAIACGRSAVAGLLLWPFVRKNKIQLDRAILGYAICYCLFTYSFIGSNKLTTAAMAIMMQYCAPIYVALFSFFWWKEKLSRADFLCLFGVIIGMALFFLDQFGGGSALGNLIAVGNGIFFAGISLFLRQQKNNDPIVCVFMGNMLTAIVGLPFLVQVPFTFGLDWMLVLLNGIFIALSYGLYAYASKGLSALEAVLIPILDPILTPVWVLLLIGEKPGISAIIGSAIILTSITMNVWSKRTSNPTQKEVATGV; encoded by the coding sequence ATGCAGCGTCAAAAATCTATTCTTCTGACTATCCTCGTTGCGTTCATCTGGAGTCTTTCCGGATTGTTTGTCAAAATGATCTCGTGGAATGCCATAGCGATTGCCTGTGGACGCAGCGCTGTGGCAGGGCTATTACTCTGGCCATTTGTACGAAAAAACAAAATACAATTGGACAGAGCTATTTTGGGCTATGCCATATGTTACTGCCTTTTCACCTATAGTTTTATCGGTTCTAACAAGCTGACGACCGCTGCAATGGCGATTATGATGCAATATTGTGCACCAATCTATGTTGCCCTCTTTTCATTTTTCTGGTGGAAAGAAAAATTGAGTCGTGCTGATTTTCTTTGCTTATTTGGCGTTATCATCGGGATGGCTCTCTTTTTTCTTGACCAGTTCGGCGGAGGAAGCGCACTGGGCAATCTGATCGCGGTTGGCAATGGAATATTTTTTGCCGGCATTTCTCTTTTTTTGCGTCAACAGAAAAACAATGATCCTATTGTCTGCGTTTTTATGGGCAACATGTTAACCGCTATAGTAGGCTTGCCTTTTCTTGTACAAGTACCTTTTACGTTTGGACTCGACTGGATGCTTGTTCTGCTCAACGGTATTTTTATTGCTTTGTCTTATGGTTTATATGCCTATGCAAGTAAAGGTTTGAGTGCGCTTGAAGCTGTATTGATTCCGATACTGGATCCGATTTTAACGCCGGTATGGGTTTTGTTGCTCATTGGAGAAAAACCAGGAATTAGCGCAATAATAGGTTCTGCCATTATCCTTACATCCATTACAATGAATGTGTGGTCTAAACGAACATCGAATCCCACACAGAAGGAGGTAGCCACTGGTGTTTGA